From Leopardus geoffroyi isolate Oge1 chromosome B4, O.geoffroyi_Oge1_pat1.0, whole genome shotgun sequence, a single genomic window includes:
- the LOC123591821 gene encoding olfactory receptor 8S1: MEVGNNITTVTTSVLLGLSNNPQIQAPLFVLFLGIYLLTLMGNLTMLLVIRADSHLHTSMYFFLSHLSFLDAFYSSIIVPKLLENLLSKWKTISPLECFTQISLVIFSGATEACLLSVMAYDWFQAVCHPLLYVVAMNRKVCTGLVGASWAIGVGTGLVNSILLDQQHFCGPNLVHSFACELPPVLLLACSDPYISIAPILTTMAVLGLGTLVLFLGSYTCIIMTALGINSATGRRKIFFTCFSHFLVVTIFYGSGVFRYVILYLLNVNVGYPLP, translated from the coding sequence ATGGAAGTTGGTAACAACATAACCACAGTCACTACATCTGTTCTCTTAGGACTATCCAACAACCCTCAGATCCAGGCCCCGCTCTTTGTGCTCTTCCTGGGGATTTACCTTCTGACCCTGATGGGAAACCTGACGATGCTACTGGTGATCAGGGCTGATTCCCACCTCCACACatccatgtacttcttcctgagTCACCTCTCCTTTCTGGATGCTTTCTATTCCTCAATCATTGTACCTAAACTTTTAGAGAACCTTCTTTCCAAATGGAAGACTATATCCCCTCTTGAGTGTTTTACTCAGATCTCCTTGGTCATATTTTCTGGGGCCACTGAAGCTTGCCTCCTTTCAGTCATGGCCTATGACTGGTTCCAGGCTGTATGCCACCCACTGTTGTATGTGGTGGCCATGAACAGGAAGGTATGTACTGGCCTGGTGGGAGCATCCTGGGCCATAGGAGTGGGGACAGGCCTGGTTAACAGCATCCTTCTGGATCAGCAGCATTTCTGTGGCCCCAATCTTGTCCACAGTTTTGCCTGCGAGCTTCCCCCAGTCCTCCTGCTGGCCTGTTCTGACCCTTACATTAGCATTGCCCCCATCCTGACCACCATGGCGGTCCTGGGCCTTGGCACCCTTGTCCTATTTCTGGGCTCCTACACCTGTATCATCATGACAGCCCTGGGGATCAACTCTGCCACGGGTCGGAGGAAGATCTTTTTCAcctgcttttctcattttcttgtggTCACCATCTTTTATGGTTCAGGAGTTTTCAGGTATGTCATACTATATCTCCTAAATGTAAATGTAGGGTATCCCTTGCCCTAA
- the LALBA gene encoding alpha-lactalbumin, with translation MMSFVSLLLIGIMFPAIQGKQFTKCELSQVLKDMDGYGGIALSEWICTIFHTSGYDTQTIVNNNGSTEYGLFQINNKFWCRDNQILQSRNICDISCDKFLDDDLTDDMICAKKILDKEGIDYWLAHKPLCSEKLEQWHCEML, from the exons ATGATGtcctttgtctctctgctcctgaTTGGCATCATGTTCCCTGCCATCCAGGGGAAGCAATTTACAAAATGTGAGCTGTCCCAGGTGCTGAAAGACATGGATGGCTATGGAGGCATTGCTTTGTCTGAAT GGATCTGTACCATATTTCATACTAGTGGTTATGATACACAAACCATAGTCAATAACAATGGCAGCACAGAATATGGACTCTTCCAGATCAACAATAAATTTTGGTGCAGGGACAACCAGATCCTTCAGTCAAGGAACATCTGTGACATCTCCTGTGACA AGTTCCTGGATGATGACCTTACTGATGACATGATTTGTGCCAAGAAGATCCTGGATAAGGAAGGAATTGACTACTG GTTGGCCCATAAACCACTCTGCTCTGAGAAACTGGAACAGTGGCACTGTGAGATGTTGTGA